One segment of Streptomyces sp. NA02950 DNA contains the following:
- a CDS encoding 2-oxo acid dehydrogenase subunit E2, with product MSHSEKTSPAAPSRGFPKGRSHIYYFVRQSRQLAPCSCLARVDMARVREAQRTYRERGHHISTTSFIAKAAALAIRKYPEANVAVRRTWVPKVHAYETIDCKVLFDKEIRGVASVSAAVLPRTDQMDLVDIQRALDHHRKTPYEQLEELRGLRALHRLPLWLGRIVHHLVTRDPKRRGAIEGGFAVTRLGDPRITAAYPQTVNTLSFVGAATVDTPVARDGHVLIRPVMELVLAFDHAALDGALAARVLNETCRILEDWSES from the coding sequence ATGAGCCATTCGGAGAAGACATCTCCCGCCGCACCCTCGCGTGGCTTTCCGAAGGGGCGGAGCCACATCTACTACTTCGTGCGGCAGTCCAGGCAGCTGGCGCCCTGCAGTTGCCTCGCCCGGGTCGACATGGCCCGGGTCAGGGAGGCACAGCGGACCTACCGGGAACGCGGTCACCACATCAGCACGACCTCCTTCATCGCCAAGGCGGCGGCGCTGGCGATTCGAAAGTACCCGGAGGCGAACGTGGCCGTTCGCCGTACCTGGGTCCCGAAGGTCCATGCGTACGAAACCATCGACTGCAAGGTGCTTTTCGACAAGGAGATCAGGGGAGTCGCCTCGGTGAGCGCTGCCGTGCTGCCGCGAACCGACCAGATGGACCTCGTCGACATCCAGCGGGCTCTCGACCATCATCGGAAGACCCCGTACGAGCAGCTCGAAGAGCTCCGTGGACTACGAGCCCTGCACCGGCTTCCCCTGTGGCTCGGTCGCATCGTCCACCACCTCGTCACCAGGGACCCCAAGAGGCGTGGAGCGATCGAGGGCGGATTCGCCGTCACCAGGCTCGGCGATCCGCGGATCACCGCCGCCTACCCCCAGACCGTCAACACCCTCAGTTTCGTCGGCGCGGCGACGGTGGACACGCCCGTGGCCCGGGACGGGCACGTGCTGATCCGCCCGGTGATGGAACTGGTCCTCGCGTTCGATCACGCCGCGCTCGACGGTGCCCTCGCCGCACGTGTCCTCAACGAAACCTGCCGCATTCTCGAAGACTGGAGTGAGTCATGA